From a region of the Aeoliella mucimassa genome:
- a CDS encoding ATP-binding protein, with translation MRITDINVDGFGVWHDLDLRRLSPEVTVLHGWNEAGKTTLMQFLRSVIYGVSPERRSVYLPPVNGGRAGGALGVVTDDGPFRVSRYADRSESDTGRVIIEMPDGDQQGDRLLREAIEHVDEATFNNVFALGLDEIQHLGTLGGSAAAQWIYRLTSGLDRIMLYDVIVGLRASQKKLLDSADGKSKCATLLEDKERLEGEIAELAGQTRVWCQRGLEIEEIDQQVATVRNEVREREHRARRVEVAMGIREQWGKRVETEARIASMAGLYPLERNAIAELDELNDRIEEHERQRDILKGQRHQLRDEAEELGINEVLAANCCRVEGLAEQQEWLESLAAQSAEFEAEADKLAARFESETSRLAKQWFGDSNRRLELTSEQIKELAPQHAAMEAAEKQLEEAELEYEAYRGEEEKFASQLAVANTAGERMGLPTNLQDAGELVASLRRRLNVEQKIEQTRRSAIELEGQARELLDGQVMPLRLYVAWGACVFGAVAAFVIWQMTEGRPQFGQASLLLAIVSGLIPALRWARENQTSDDLDGIYRQLEDLHRQLETARAERESLESDLPVAEGSIVLRLQTAEKHLAELEDLLPVESERRRATEASRAAESAYQSAKARVETSKKQWRGALKALGLPEELSPKELNLLAGQYEQLAQLEQKALSRADDMARRQREFDRVVARIQRLAEESGLIVEDAEPLDQLEHLLQESRLQKARIEHREKLRERAKELKAEEGKHARTAISLTRKRSSIFEKAGVDHETAYRQIAADLEEVERLEQQKKALTREIVAAIGKLGSEEDFAPLFAPEVVHTLDKQWEQLASEHEASEKQLDDLLKQRAQLKEQQRLLADDTTLTEKQIELGIVEANLARAQESWRERAVVSQMLERVRHEYELHRQPETLQEATEYFRELTGGMYTRVWTPLANDILFVDREDGSSLAVESLSRGTREQLFLSVRMALVAMFARRGIQLPMILDDVLVNYDERRAAVAAKVITEFAAAGHQLLVFTCHEHILNIFKKLSADCRRLPSRFGEIFDDEPVEEEVLEEEVVEEAIEEVAEPEPEPVVEEIAEEPEPEPDPEPEPDLYYSATIAPRPAPKKKIVEQVEEVVEYDYEIPSGEGAIEYDWDHDHPSEDARLLSGSGIHTDWQ, from the coding sequence ATGCGTATCACAGACATCAACGTCGATGGCTTCGGTGTATGGCACGACCTTGACTTGCGTCGTCTGTCGCCCGAAGTCACCGTGCTGCACGGCTGGAACGAAGCGGGTAAAACCACGCTGATGCAATTCCTGCGGTCGGTCATTTACGGGGTGTCGCCCGAGCGCCGGTCGGTGTATCTGCCCCCGGTCAACGGCGGTCGTGCCGGCGGTGCGCTCGGCGTGGTGACCGACGATGGCCCGTTCCGCGTGAGCCGCTACGCCGATCGTAGCGAGAGCGACACGGGCCGGGTGATTATCGAAATGCCCGATGGCGACCAGCAAGGCGATCGCCTGCTGCGGGAAGCGATTGAACATGTCGACGAAGCGACGTTCAACAACGTCTTCGCACTCGGCCTCGACGAGATCCAACACCTCGGTACCTTGGGTGGCAGCGCCGCCGCGCAGTGGATTTACCGCCTGACTTCGGGCCTCGACCGCATCATGCTGTACGACGTGATCGTCGGCTTGCGGGCGTCGCAGAAAAAGCTGCTCGACTCGGCCGATGGCAAATCGAAGTGCGCTACGCTACTCGAAGACAAAGAGCGGCTCGAAGGCGAAATCGCCGAACTGGCCGGACAAACGCGGGTGTGGTGCCAGCGCGGGCTGGAGATCGAGGAGATCGACCAGCAGGTAGCCACGGTGCGAAACGAAGTCCGCGAGCGCGAACACCGCGCCCGCCGGGTGGAAGTCGCGATGGGCATTCGCGAGCAGTGGGGCAAACGCGTCGAGACCGAAGCCCGCATTGCCTCGATGGCGGGGTTGTATCCGCTGGAGCGGAACGCGATTGCCGAACTCGACGAGCTAAACGATCGCATCGAAGAGCACGAACGGCAACGCGACATCCTCAAGGGGCAGCGTCATCAACTTCGCGACGAAGCCGAAGAGCTTGGCATCAACGAAGTGCTGGCTGCGAACTGCTGCCGGGTCGAAGGCCTGGCCGAGCAGCAAGAGTGGCTCGAATCGCTGGCGGCTCAGAGTGCGGAATTCGAAGCCGAAGCCGACAAACTGGCCGCCCGGTTCGAAAGCGAAACCAGCCGCCTGGCGAAGCAGTGGTTCGGCGACAGCAATCGTCGCTTGGAACTAACCAGCGAGCAAATCAAGGAGCTGGCTCCCCAACACGCGGCCATGGAAGCGGCCGAAAAGCAGTTGGAAGAAGCCGAACTGGAGTACGAAGCCTATCGCGGCGAGGAAGAGAAGTTTGCCTCGCAACTGGCCGTGGCCAACACGGCCGGCGAGCGGATGGGCCTGCCGACCAACTTGCAGGACGCTGGGGAACTGGTTGCCAGCCTGCGACGCCGACTGAACGTCGAGCAGAAGATCGAACAAACAAGAAGGAGTGCGATTGAGCTTGAGGGTCAAGCTCGCGAGTTGCTGGATGGACAAGTAATGCCCCTGCGCCTGTACGTGGCCTGGGGCGCGTGTGTGTTTGGAGCCGTGGCGGCCTTCGTCATCTGGCAGATGACCGAGGGCCGACCGCAATTTGGTCAGGCGAGTCTGTTGCTCGCCATCGTCAGTGGTTTGATCCCCGCGCTACGTTGGGCGCGGGAGAATCAAACCTCCGACGACCTCGACGGAATCTATCGTCAACTGGAAGATCTACATCGTCAGCTTGAAACAGCTCGGGCCGAGCGAGAGTCGCTAGAGTCCGACCTGCCGGTGGCCGAAGGCTCGATCGTGCTGCGTCTGCAAACTGCCGAGAAGCACCTGGCCGAACTGGAAGACTTGCTGCCGGTGGAGTCGGAACGCCGCCGTGCGACCGAAGCGAGCCGGGCGGCCGAGTCGGCCTACCAGTCGGCCAAGGCTCGCGTAGAGACGAGCAAGAAGCAATGGCGCGGGGCACTCAAGGCCCTCGGCCTGCCCGAAGAGCTTTCGCCCAAGGAACTGAACCTGCTCGCAGGTCAGTACGAACAACTGGCCCAGCTCGAGCAAAAGGCTTTGAGCCGCGCCGACGACATGGCTCGCCGCCAGCGGGAGTTCGACCGCGTGGTCGCCCGAATTCAGCGACTGGCCGAAGAGTCGGGCCTGATCGTGGAAGATGCCGAGCCGCTCGATCAACTGGAACACCTGCTGCAGGAAAGCCGCCTACAGAAAGCTCGCATTGAGCATCGCGAGAAGCTTCGCGAACGAGCCAAGGAGCTGAAGGCCGAAGAAGGCAAGCACGCCCGGACGGCCATTTCGCTTACTCGCAAGCGTTCGTCGATCTTCGAGAAGGCCGGCGTGGATCACGAAACCGCGTATCGCCAGATTGCGGCCGACCTGGAAGAAGTGGAACGCCTGGAGCAGCAGAAGAAGGCCCTGACTCGGGAGATCGTCGCGGCCATCGGCAAGCTCGGCAGCGAAGAAGACTTCGCCCCGCTGTTCGCTCCCGAAGTGGTCCACACGCTCGACAAGCAGTGGGAACAACTGGCCAGCGAGCACGAAGCCTCAGAGAAGCAACTCGACGACCTACTAAAGCAGCGGGCGCAGTTGAAGGAGCAGCAACGGTTGCTGGCCGACGACACCACGCTTACCGAAAAGCAAATCGAGCTTGGCATCGTCGAAGCCAACCTGGCCCGCGCCCAAGAGTCGTGGCGCGAACGGGCGGTGGTGAGCCAGATGCTCGAACGCGTGCGGCACGAGTACGAACTGCACCGCCAGCCAGAAACACTGCAAGAAGCCACGGAGTACTTCCGCGAACTCACCGGCGGCATGTACACTCGAGTTTGGACTCCGCTGGCGAACGACATCTTGTTCGTCGATCGCGAAGATGGCTCCTCGCTAGCGGTCGAGTCGCTGAGCCGAGGCACCCGCGAGCAGTTGTTCCTCAGCGTTCGCATGGCACTGGTCGCCATGTTCGCCCGCCGGGGCATTCAGTTGCCGATGATTCTCGACGACGTTCTAGTGAACTACGACGAACGCCGGGCCGCGGTGGCCGCGAAGGTGATTACCGAGTTCGCCGCTGCGGGTCATCAACTGCTGGTGTTCACCTGCCATGAGCACATCCTGAACATCTTCAAGAAGCTGTCGGCCGATTGCCGCCGGTTGCCAAGCCGCTTTGGCGAGATCTTCGACGACGAGCCAGTGGAAGAAGAAGTGCTGGAGGAGGAAGTCGTGGAAGAAGCGATCGAAGAGGTCGCTGAGCCCGAGCCTGAACCGGTGGTCGAAGAGATAGCCGAAGAGCCGGAGCCCGAACCAGACCCCGAGCCTGAGCCCGACCTCTACTACTCGGCGACCATCGCCCCCCGCCCTGCCCCGAAGAAGAAGATCGTCGAGCAGGTGGAAGAAGTCGTGGAGTACGACTACGAGATTCCCTCGGGCGAGGGTGCCATCGAGTACGATTGGGACCACGATCACCCTAGCGAAGACGCTCGGCTACTGAGCGGTAGCGGGATTCACACCGACTGGCAATAA
- a CDS encoding RluA family pseudouridine synthase produces the protein MALAVLYDDGPVLVVNKPPGLLTQAPIGIDSLELEVKEFYREREGKSPSENIYLGIIHRLDRPVTGAIAFGRHVRATRRMAAQFQERTVSKTYWALVEGDVTPDEGTWVDYLHKRHGMAQAIVVPEDDPRGKKAILHYRVRGQIDGATWLEIELETGRTHQIRVQSSSRGHAVIGDTQYGATTPFGPAYEDQRDQAIGLHARTLGFRHPMRDEQVTVEAPLPDYWPAIL, from the coding sequence ATGGCTCTCGCTGTTCTTTACGACGATGGTCCCGTGTTGGTGGTCAACAAGCCGCCTGGGCTGCTCACCCAAGCACCGATTGGCATCGATAGCCTGGAGCTCGAGGTCAAAGAGTTCTATCGCGAGCGCGAAGGCAAGTCGCCCAGCGAGAACATCTACCTGGGCATCATCCATCGACTCGACCGCCCTGTGACCGGAGCCATTGCTTTTGGACGACACGTTCGGGCGACGCGCCGCATGGCGGCGCAGTTTCAGGAGCGAACGGTCAGCAAAACGTATTGGGCGCTCGTCGAAGGCGACGTCACTCCCGACGAAGGAACTTGGGTCGACTACCTGCATAAACGCCATGGCATGGCCCAGGCCATCGTGGTGCCGGAAGACGATCCTCGCGGCAAGAAGGCCATTTTGCATTATCGCGTCCGTGGTCAAATCGACGGAGCGACGTGGCTGGAGATTGAACTCGAAACCGGGCGGACCCATCAAATTCGCGTACAGAGTTCTTCTCGCGGGCATGCGGTGATCGGCGACACGCAGTACGGAGCGACCACTCCGTTCGGCCCCGCGTACGAGGACCAGCGCGATCAAGCCATCGGGCTGCACGCCCGCACGCTCGGCTTTCGCCATCCGATGCGCGACGAGCAGGTAACCGTCGAAGCCCCGCTACCTGACTATTGGCCAGCGATTCTGTAA
- a CDS encoding SDR family oxidoreductase, whose product MARRDPGSLRALVTGASGGIGRALAIELARRGARLLLMARNAERLAEVAAECQTAGGEAHIVAGDVTQSSDRLAALAAATEHYGGLDLLVNNAGVTSSGDFAGSSPEIMRSIFEVNYFAATELTREAIPLLREGNTPMIVNIGSILGHRAIPLTGEYCASKFALTGWTQSLRAELASQGIDVLLVSPGTTNTEFHQNVVKGRSKLPWAGMKGVSAEHVARAAVQAIARGKHEIVPNWRGWWMLVAHRLAPTLLDHVMAAIARKAK is encoded by the coding sequence ATGGCACGACGCGATCCTGGCAGTTTGAGAGCCCTTGTGACCGGAGCTTCGGGAGGAATCGGCCGGGCGTTGGCCATCGAACTCGCTCGTCGCGGCGCGCGGTTGCTCCTGATGGCTCGCAATGCCGAGCGACTCGCCGAAGTCGCGGCCGAATGTCAGACAGCCGGCGGCGAAGCCCATATCGTCGCGGGCGATGTCACGCAGTCCAGCGATCGGTTGGCCGCGCTTGCTGCAGCGACCGAACACTATGGCGGGCTCGACCTGTTGGTCAACAACGCTGGCGTCACCAGCAGCGGCGACTTCGCAGGCAGCTCGCCCGAGATCATGCGGTCGATCTTCGAGGTCAACTACTTTGCGGCCACGGAACTCACGCGCGAAGCGATTCCTCTGCTGCGCGAAGGCAACACGCCGATGATTGTGAATATCGGTTCGATTCTCGGCCACCGTGCGATCCCCCTGACCGGCGAGTACTGCGCGAGCAAGTTTGCCCTCACCGGGTGGACCCAGTCGCTGCGGGCGGAGCTTGCCAGCCAAGGAATCGACGTGCTACTCGTCTCGCCCGGAACGACGAACACCGAGTTTCATCAGAACGTCGTGAAGGGACGCAGCAAGCTGCCATGGGCCGGCATGAAAGGCGTATCGGCCGAGCACGTCGCTCGCGCAGCGGTGCAGGCCATCGCTCGCGGCAAACACGAGATCGTCCCCAACTGGCGCGGCTGGTGGATGCTGGTAGCGCACCGCCTGGCTCCGACGCTGCTCGACCACGTGATGGCTGCCATTGCACGGAAGGCAAAGTGA
- the hflX gene encoding GTPase HflX, whose protein sequence is MPTDIDRKQGVDSETAVLVGVELPGNNLTEEPLEELSGLAETAGAEVVARLTQRRETPDKTTYLGKGKLDQLTQLVKATDADVVIFDNDLSPAQVRNLEQALGVKVLDRTELILDIFSTRAQTHEARLAVELAQLEYALPRLKRMWTHLSRMKMGVGMRGPGEKQLETDRRLVEKRIVDLRRDLDKIHRRREREVDGRSDHMTVSLVGYTNAGKSTLMNRITGAGVLAQDKLFATLDTRTRRWTLPGWGPVLLSDTVGFIRELPHRLIASFKATLEEAHQADLLLHVADASNPSVLDQISAVYAVLAELGIEQKDTLLVLNKVDRMEDPAELTKLLDRYPSAITVSAVTGEGVEQLTKGVSDALSAGFVDADITFPVQNGRLAAFIAKNGEILSRTHTNEETTIHCRMPRKYIGRIDAAEATIQERKPTISVGDRGNTTLGRESESVDEVA, encoded by the coding sequence TTGCCAACTGACATCGATCGTAAACAAGGAGTTGACAGCGAAACTGCCGTCCTCGTTGGCGTCGAGCTTCCTGGAAACAACCTCACGGAAGAGCCTCTTGAAGAACTTTCTGGCCTGGCCGAGACCGCAGGCGCCGAAGTCGTCGCACGACTCACGCAGCGCCGCGAGACACCTGATAAGACTACTTATCTCGGCAAGGGCAAGCTGGATCAACTCACGCAGTTGGTCAAAGCTACCGATGCAGACGTTGTGATCTTCGACAACGATCTGTCGCCCGCCCAGGTTCGCAATCTCGAGCAGGCTTTGGGAGTGAAAGTACTGGATCGCACCGAGCTGATCCTCGACATCTTCAGCACCCGCGCTCAAACCCACGAAGCCCGCCTGGCGGTAGAGCTAGCTCAGCTAGAATACGCGCTGCCACGGTTGAAGCGGATGTGGACCCACTTGTCGCGTATGAAGATGGGTGTCGGCATGCGTGGCCCGGGTGAAAAGCAATTGGAGACCGACCGCCGGTTGGTCGAAAAGCGAATCGTCGACCTGCGTCGCGATCTCGATAAGATTCATCGTCGCCGAGAACGCGAAGTCGATGGCCGTAGCGACCATATGACTGTCTCGCTGGTCGGCTACACGAATGCTGGCAAGAGCACGTTGATGAACCGCATCACCGGCGCCGGAGTGCTTGCTCAAGACAAGCTGTTCGCAACGCTCGACACTCGCACTCGCCGGTGGACGTTGCCGGGCTGGGGACCGGTGCTGCTCAGCGATACGGTGGGGTTCATCCGCGAGTTGCCTCACCGGTTGATTGCTAGCTTCAAGGCAACGCTCGAAGAAGCTCACCAGGCCGACCTGCTGTTGCACGTGGCCGATGCCAGCAATCCTTCGGTGCTCGACCAGATTTCAGCAGTCTACGCAGTGCTTGCCGAGCTAGGTATCGAGCAAAAAGATACGCTGCTGGTGCTCAACAAGGTCGACCGTATGGAAGATCCGGCCGAGCTGACCAAGTTGCTCGATCGCTATCCTTCGGCCATTACCGTCAGCGCGGTCACCGGCGAGGGCGTGGAGCAACTTACCAAAGGGGTGAGCGACGCGTTGAGTGCAGGCTTTGTGGATGCCGATATCACTTTTCCGGTGCAGAATGGCCGCCTGGCAGCCTTTATTGCCAAGAACGGCGAGATCCTCAGTCGTACCCACACGAACGAGGAGACCACCATTCATTGCCGAATGCCGCGAAAGTACATCGGCCGCATTGATGCCGCCGAGGCGACGATCCAAGAACGCAAGCCGACGATCTCCGTAGGCGACCGCGGTAATACAACCCTTGGTCGCGAATCGGAATCTGTGGACGAAGTAGCCTAA
- a CDS encoding Lpg1974 family pore-forming outer membrane protein, translating into MALILQAAAHAQVRQAIYNGGDQAQPAARQANQLQQSNDSWVDAYGNPVIVPASYCGQGCAPMACPPGGGPGMFAGGLPCGNPGGGPYGPGGPFCAGMGMDPYAAGGVNLGIDQCGPHYFDFSAEAVYWKKERSSDPTVNFATIGINDISAGVADDLLLNTDDLDFDWEPGMRLTGRYDLGAMSMLEVQYSGLYEWGAIAGLSGSDDIYSAFSNFGIGIDTTGDGNPDQAVGGVGLSSTEQASAVELELLNELHNAEISIRRYWVGASPRVTGTWMAGFRYTRLTEDLNYGTSGTSGNAFFATGTTNDLCGFQAGGDMWMTIRQGFRVGAQGKAGIYNNRMESFATITSTQLAQPLVERVKGDRAAFITEGNVSVVFDVMPNMSLRAGYDVLFLNTVALAANNFNFDNAPLLGGTRTPVLIEESSSLYHGANVGLEYVW; encoded by the coding sequence GTGGCTCTTATCCTGCAGGCTGCTGCTCACGCACAGGTGCGGCAAGCCATTTACAACGGAGGCGATCAAGCCCAACCGGCTGCTCGCCAGGCGAATCAACTACAGCAGAGTAACGACAGTTGGGTCGACGCTTACGGGAATCCCGTGATCGTCCCTGCGTCGTACTGCGGACAAGGCTGTGCCCCGATGGCATGCCCTCCGGGCGGCGGGCCTGGCATGTTTGCTGGCGGGTTGCCGTGTGGTAATCCCGGCGGTGGACCTTACGGACCTGGTGGCCCATTTTGTGCGGGTATGGGAATGGATCCCTACGCCGCAGGTGGAGTGAACCTCGGCATCGACCAATGCGGACCGCACTACTTCGACTTCTCGGCCGAAGCGGTCTATTGGAAGAAGGAACGATCTTCGGACCCTACGGTCAATTTTGCCACGATTGGTATTAATGACATCAGCGCTGGTGTGGCTGACGACCTGTTGCTCAACACCGACGATCTCGACTTCGACTGGGAACCAGGTATGCGACTGACTGGTCGTTACGACCTGGGGGCCATGTCGATGCTCGAAGTGCAGTACTCGGGGCTTTATGAATGGGGAGCCATTGCTGGACTCTCCGGTTCCGACGATATCTACTCGGCTTTCAGCAACTTCGGTATCGGTATCGATACCACCGGCGATGGCAATCCCGACCAGGCGGTTGGTGGTGTCGGTCTGTCGTCCACCGAGCAAGCCTCGGCGGTTGAGCTGGAACTGCTGAACGAACTGCACAACGCCGAAATCAGCATTCGTCGCTACTGGGTTGGTGCCAGCCCGCGGGTCACTGGTACCTGGATGGCTGGTTTCCGCTACACCCGTTTGACCGAAGACCTGAACTACGGCACCAGCGGCACCAGCGGCAATGCCTTCTTCGCGACTGGAACCACGAACGATTTGTGTGGTTTCCAAGCGGGTGGCGACATGTGGATGACCATTCGCCAGGGCTTCCGAGTCGGTGCCCAGGGTAAGGCTGGTATTTACAACAACCGCATGGAAAGCTTTGCGACCATCACCTCCACTCAGTTGGCCCAACCGCTGGTCGAGCGAGTGAAAGGGGATCGTGCCGCCTTTATCACCGAAGGTAACGTGAGTGTGGTCTTCGATGTGATGCCGAACATGTCGCTGCGGGCTGGTTACGACGTGTTGTTCCTCAACACCGTAGCCTTGGCTGCAAACAACTTCAACTTCGACAATGCACCGCTGCTGGGTGGCACTCGCACTCCAGTGCTCATCGAAGAAAGCTCTTCGCTCTATCACGGTGCGAACGTTGGTTTGGAATACGTATGGTAA
- a CDS encoding ISKra4 family transposase, with the protein MNVRSRWVDSLLGPLQVRRHYYHCRRCRHGLFPRDKTLGLGKRKFSPAAAQVVSITGVQTSFAQSSEVTLRKLCGLKVSESTVERVTEDAGERLQTLLAAGETFGNTEPFAWQRDAHGKTCAYVSLDATGVRQQGPRGAQAEGRMAYVGMIYNINSEQDARSPDPHSVRYLSGFYELPELGRQLRRQAAAVGWDEAEQQIAISDGGAGLEEFLRVHFPRAERILDFWHASEYLVELSQSLYPDDEEHRTAQLASWCHRLKHQGGLSIVWMLQSLEKTNWSSAQREAYTTCLRYFQNHQHKMNYPRYVAHGWQIGSGPVESACKTVVAGRLKQSGMRWSQHGSNAVCHLRALYLSQRGCWEDYWQKYAA; encoded by the coding sequence GTGAACGTTCGCTCGCGGTGGGTCGATAGCCTGCTCGGCCCACTGCAAGTGAGGCGTCACTACTACCACTGCCGCCGGTGCCGTCACGGATTGTTTCCGCGGGACAAAACGTTGGGACTCGGCAAGCGAAAGTTTAGTCCGGCCGCGGCCCAAGTGGTGAGCATCACCGGCGTGCAAACGAGCTTCGCTCAGTCGAGCGAAGTGACACTTCGTAAACTGTGTGGACTGAAGGTCAGCGAGTCGACCGTCGAGCGAGTCACCGAAGACGCTGGCGAGCGTCTCCAAACGTTACTCGCCGCAGGCGAGACGTTTGGCAACACAGAGCCGTTCGCCTGGCAACGCGACGCGCATGGCAAGACGTGCGCGTACGTGAGTCTCGACGCCACAGGCGTGCGACAGCAAGGCCCTCGTGGCGCGCAGGCCGAGGGCCGCATGGCGTACGTCGGCATGATTTACAACATAAACAGCGAGCAGGATGCTCGCTCGCCCGACCCGCATTCGGTGCGGTATTTATCGGGGTTTTATGAACTCCCGGAACTTGGGCGGCAACTGCGTCGCCAAGCCGCCGCGGTTGGGTGGGACGAGGCAGAGCAGCAGATCGCGATCTCGGATGGCGGTGCTGGTTTAGAAGAGTTCTTGCGAGTGCACTTCCCGCGTGCGGAGCGGATCCTCGACTTCTGGCACGCGAGTGAGTACCTGGTGGAATTAAGCCAGTCGCTCTATCCGGACGACGAGGAGCATCGCACTGCTCAGTTGGCATCGTGGTGTCACCGGCTGAAGCACCAAGGAGGCTTGAGCATCGTGTGGATGTTGCAGTCGCTGGAGAAGACCAACTGGTCTTCCGCTCAACGCGAAGCTTATACGACCTGCCTGCGATACTTCCAAAACCACCAGCACAAGATGAACTACCCCCGCTACGTGGCCCACGGCTGGCAGATCGGCAGCGGCCCGGTCGAGAGCGCGTGCAAAACCGTCGTGGCGGGGCGCTTGAAGCAAAGCGGCATGCGCTGGAGCCAGCACGGCTCAAACGCCGTGTGCCACCTCCGCGCCCTCTACCTCAGCCAACGCGGCTGCTGGGAAGACTACTGGCAAAAGTACGCAGCTTAA